The sequence CATGGTCGAGGTTGAAGACCTCGTCCTCAAGGAGAACCGCGTAGCTGGCATTGTAATCAACTGGACGCCGGTTATGATGGCAGGCCTCCACGTTGACCCGCTCACCATCGAGGCCAGGTTCGTGGTTGACTCGACAGGCCACGGGGCACAGGTGAGCGGGCACCTAGTCAGGCGCGGTCTCCTTCAGGTTCCGGGCGAGGGGCCGATGTGGGCCGAGAAGGGAGAAGAGCTGACGGTAAAGCACACGAGGGAGGTCTTTCCGGGCCTCTACGTCACCGGCATGGCGGCGAACGCCATAGCTGGAGCGCCGAGGATGGGGCCGATATTCGGCGGGATGTTCCTGAGTGGTAGAAAAGCGGCCTTTGAAATCCTTGAGAAGCTGAGGTGATGGAATGGCCGTTCTCATCATAGCGGGCCTTGACACGGGCGGAGGCGCTGGTTTAAAGGCCGACATCGAGACGGTCTCGGCTTTAGGCGAGCACCCGCTCCCTGTTCTGACCGCGATTACCTATCAGAACCCCTCGGAGGTGAGGGGCTATCACACCCTTCCGCCCGAAGTCGTGAGGGAGCAGATACGGGCCGTTAAGGACGGCTTTGAGGTTAAAGCGGTTAAAATCGGAATGCTCGGGAGCGGTGAGGTTGCCGAGGTAGTGTGGGAAGAGACGGCAGGCTTTGTCAGGGTTTTCGACCCGGTAATGGCCTCAAGTACAGGCACGAAGCTTGTTGATGGTGTGGAATCGCTCAGGACCCTCATTGAGGGCTCGATAGTCACCCCAAACGTCCCGGAAGCCGAAGCGCTGACGGGCATTGAAATCCACTCTGTGGAAGACATGAAGGAATCTGCGAAGGCCCTTGTTGAAGAGCTTGGCGCCGAGGGCGCGGTCGTCAAAGGGGGTCACCTGAACCTCACCGACGTCCTCTACTGGCGTGGGAGGCTCTACGAGTTCAGGGGAGAAAAGGCCAAAGGTTTTACCCATGGAACCGGCTGTGTCTTCTCCTCCGCCTTAGCGACGTTTTTGGCCAAGGGCTTTGAGCTTCCTGAGGCAGTTGAGAAAGCGAAGCGCTTCGTTGAGGGAGCGATAGCCTTCTCAAAGGCAGAGGCCAGGGCGGTGAACCCCCTATGGGAGCTTGAGAGAGACGCCTACCGCTGGAGGTCCGAGAGGGAGCTTGAAAAAGCTGTTGAGGAGCTCGTGAGGCTCGGCGAAAAACTCAACCCTTACGTTCCAGAGGTCGGTACGAACTTCGCCCTCGCGACGCCCTTCGGGGAGGTCTTCGCCGTGAAGGGCAGAATCGTCCGCTACGGAAAGACCGTAAAGCCCGTCGGCCCAGTTGAGCTCGACGCCAGCGACCACCTGAAGCGAGCTTTGCTCAAGATGCGCGAGTTCTACCCCGAGGTCAGGGCTGTGCTGAACCTGCGCTATTCGAAGGAGCTCGTGGAGAAGGCCGAAAGGCTCGGCCTCGTTGTTTCCTTCTACGACAGGAGGGAGGAGCCGGAGGAGGTTAAGAGGGCGGAGAAAGGCACGATGGAGTGGGGCATCGAGACGGCCGTAAGGAGGGGTGGGAGGAGGCCCGACGTGGTCTACCACCTCGGCGACTGGGGCAAGGAGCCTATGATTCTAATCTTCGGCAGGGACGCGCGGGAAGTTTTGGAGAGGGTCAAGGGGCTCTTGGGCTAACGTTTTAACCCCTTCTGCTCTATTTTTCCCGGTGATAGCATGCTCATCAGGGGGAGGGTCGTCGGGAGTGAAATCCCGCGCTTCAAGCACCGCTGGTTCGGAATCCTTGAGGTTGAAGCCGATGGGGAAAAGTACAACCTCTACATGACGGGCAACGTTGCCCAGTGGTTTCTGAACGGAGATGAAGTTGAAGTTGAGATTCTCCACAAACCCAAGGAGAAGAACGGCGCCAAGGTTCTTGACTTTGATGATTACAGGCTCTGGAAGTTCTATGAGGGGGACAGAATACCCGTGTGGCCCCCCTTCGAGAAGGAAGTCGAGGCCAAGCGCTACTCCCCGCTAACGGGCGAGCTCCTCTACACCTACAAAATCCGCGCCCGCGAGGCAAAATACGAGAGCGATTTCGAGGCGATAGCCGAGCTGGAGCAGTACCACTACGCGAGCCAGAAGGAGAAAGTCGCTCTTTGGCGCTGTGAGAACGGCCACATCTTCGAGGCCAACACCAGGCAGAGATGCCCAATCTGCGGGGCTGAGAGCCACATACTTGAGATAAAGGGCTCAACACCTGCGTCACGCTTCCTCATCTTCGAGCTCGTCGAGCGGGAGGAGTACGAGCCGAGGATTCTCAGCTACGTCCGCGTCGACCCGCCGATACCGCTCATGCACCGCCGCCTGCCGAACGGAGAAATTGAGAAGAACATCCGCGAGAAGATCTTTCCTGAGGAGTGGTTTCATCCAGCCTTCTGGCCGGAGCGCATAATGAAGGAGCTCTACGAGGAGCTCAAGAAGAAGCACAAAAAGAAGAGGGTTGCGCGCTCCTACCTCTGGGAGGAGGCGAAGTGGAAGGCCCTGGCGGAGACGAACACTGCCGGCGCGAGGATTGCGAGGGTCGTGGTTCACCCGGACTACCGCTCCGACGGACTTGGGCAGTTAAGCGTTAAAGCCGCCCTCGAATGGATAGCAGAGCGCAGGATTCCGGAGATGAGAAAGAGGAAGCACATCGTAGAGACCATAGCCCAGATGGCCCGCTACAACCCGTTCTTCGAGAAGGTTGGCTTCAAGTTCCTCTGGGAGACCGCGAGCGGGAGGCCCGTCCTCTTCTACCCGCTGACAGAGGAAGCCAAGGAGTACATCGAGCGGTTCCTTCGCGAAGACCCCTACGCGCCGGAGGATGGGCGTCTCTGGCGTCCGAGCTACGGAAAGGTTGAGCCCCTTGGGGGGCCGATAAGGTTCATCAACGTGAGCAAGGTCTTCGAGAGCGAGCTGGACATTAAGGGCCTGCCCGAGGACATCCAAGAACTGCTGATTGCCTTCGGTGTGAGACATCGCGTTATCCAGAGGCCTGTTTTGAGAAATCTCAACTTCGAGATTCAGCCGGGCGAGCTAATAGCGGTTGTGGGTGCGAGCGGTGCTGGAAAGACAACCTTGCTCAGGCTAATCCTTGGAGCGGCAAACGGCTGGTGGGAGGAGCGCTTCAGGCCCACCGAGGGGAAGATCGAGGTTCCCGACAACGCAAAGGTCTCGGCCATGATTCCCGGTGAATTTGAGCCTGCCTTTGGGACTGAGAGCATCCTGGAGCACGTTTACAGGAAGATAGGCGACCTCAACGCCGCGGTGGAGATTCTCAACAGGGCCGGTCTGAGCGATGCCGTCCTCTACCGCGCGAGGTACGGTGAGCTGAGCACCGGCCAGAAGGAGCGGGCGAGAATAGCATCGCTTTTGGCCGAGAAGCCGAACCTTCTCCTCATAGACGAGTTCGCGGCCCATCTCGATACCCTTACGGCGATGCGCGTCGCCAAGAAGGTCGCCGAGATAATCCGCGAGGCGAGTATAACGGCGCTGATAATCACCCACAGGCTGGAGGTTCTAAAGGCCCTCGACCCCGACAGGGTGCTCTTCGTCGGCTACGGAACGGCGAGGGTCGGAGACAAAAGGAAATCCGAAAAGGGTGGGAAATCAAAGTGAATGAGCACTTTCCAAGGGCTGTTTTCTAATTTTTATTCCAAAAACAGGGCTGAGCCAATGGGACGTCTGTTCTCTAAAAAGATAAAAGAGTGGCCCTTCAACCTATCGTGGCCCTCTCGAACTCGACCATCGCCAGCCCGACGAGTATGGCAGCCAAAACCGTAAGTACACCTATGTCAACCCCGAGCGAGAACCTTGCCACGCTCGCCCCCACGAGGAAGTGCCTCGCCCCGTCCACGGCGTAGGTGAGCGGGTTCACGTAAGCGAGGGCCTTCATCCACCCCGGCATTGTGTCTATCGGGTATATCGCACCGCTCAGGAAGGTCAGCGGGAGCATGAGGACCATCATTATCATCTGGAAGCCCTCCATGCTCTCCATCCTCAGGGCGAGGCTGACGCCGAAGCCCGAGAAGGCCATAGCTAAGAGGAAGCCCACTCCGAGGGCGGGAATGAAGCCGCTGAGCTTCAGGTTCTCCGCAAGGAGGAAGGTCAGCGCTAGGATTATAGCCCCCTGCGTGAGCGTGACGAGCGAATCCCCGATTATGCGTCCCAAGATGGTCTCCTTCCTCGACGCCGGCGCTACAAGAACCTCCTTGAGGAAGCCGAACTGCTTGTCCCAGATGACGCTCACTCCCGCAACGAAGCTCTGGTTGAAGACCGTCATGGCAAAGATACCCGGGGCCAGGAACGTGAGGTAGTCAACGCCCCCGAAAACAGTCCTCGCCATGGGGTTGTCGAAGACCTTGCTCCACCCCATTCCAAAGAAGACGAGCCACAGGAGCGGGTTGATTATCATCCCAGCGACCCTTGACCTCGCCCTCACGAACCTCTTCAGCTGCCTGTATGCCATCGTTGTAAGCGCCTCCATGTTCTCACCTCCTCATCCTCCTTCTCGCGAAGGCCGCCCCCTCATCCCTTATCTCCCTTCCCGTCAGGTGAAGGAAGACGTCGTTGAGCGTCGGCCTGTGGTAAGTCACCTCAAGGATTTTGATGCCCTTCTCGCTGGCCAGCTCGAAGAGCTTTGGAAGGGCCTCCGCGGCGTTCTCGACTTCGAGGGCCACTCTGCCATCCGCGAGGACTTTATACCCCCTTATGAAATCGGCCTTGAGACATTTGAGCTCCTTGGGAGCTTCGAGCCTGAGGTAAATCACATCGTTGCCCACGAGTCTCTTAAGCTCTTCCGCGGTGCCCTCTGCGATTATCTTCCCGTGGTCAATTATCGCTATCCTGTCCGCCAACTGCTCGGCCTCGTCCATGTAGTGGGTCGTGAGGAAGATCGTCATGTTGTGCTCCTCCTTCATGGCCCTTATGTAGTCCCAGATGTGCGCCCTCGTCTGAGGGTCGAGGCCTATCGTCGGCTCGTCGAGGAAAAGAACCTCCGGCTCGTGGAGGAGGGAGCGCGCTATCTCAAGCCTCCTCTGCATCCCGCCTGAGAACGTCTTGACGGGCTTATCCTTAAACTCCCAGAGCTCGACGAACTTCAAAAGGCGCTCTATCTTCTCCCTCAGCTCGCTCCCCTTCAGCCCGTATATCCTCCCGTGGATGTACATGTTCTCGTAAGCCGTCAGCTCTCTATCGAGGGTGGGGTCCTGAAACACTATACCTATCCTTCTCCTTACTTCCATGGGCTCCTCAATAACATCGTGACCGGCAACTATAGCCCTTCCAGCGGTCGGCTTCAACAGCGTAGTGAGCATGTGGACTGTAGTGGTTTTTCCAGCGCCGTTCGGCCCGAGGAAGGCGAATATCTCGCCCCGCTTCACCTTGAAGGATATCCCCTTGACGGCCTCAAAGTCCCCGTACTTCTTCACGAGGTTCTCCACGATAATCGCTTCACTCATTGCCCTTCACCCCAGGTATTTCACCGAGAAGAATCAGCCTGACCCTCTTCGTGAACTCGGAGAACTCTTTAGCCAGTGCCATTTTCTGCTCGTCGCTCAGCTTGTCGAGCGAGAGGAAGACCTCCTTGAGGAGTTCTCCAAGCTCCCTTCCGCCGAGTCTCGCGAACTCTTTAAACAGGGCCGCCATGTGGAGCATCTTTTCCAGCTCCTCCGCGTGTTCCTCAAGGTACTGTTTACCCTTCTCCGTCGCCCTGTAAAGGCGTTTGTCCCTCTTTCCTTCACCGATGGCTTCTATTAGACCATTACGCTTTAGAGATGAGAGTATAGGGTAAATCGTTCCGGGGCTGGGGTGGGGTATTCCATAAACCCTCTCCAGCTCGGCCATTATGCCGTAGCCGTGCATCGGCTTCTCTGAAAGCATCTTAAGAACGAGGAGTTTGAGGTGCCCCTTGTACTTCGGTCTCTCCAAATTCATCACCAATATATCGAACGATATATACGCTTAAAAGGGTTGCGGTGGGAAGGCTTAATTACTCTCCCGCAAACGGTAAGCGGGTGATAGGATGAGGATAGTTCTAAAGCCTCTCTTCGATGCGGAGCTCCCTCCAGACTTCAGCGAGGTCATAAAAAGCAAGCTCGGGGGAAGAGAAGTCCGCACCGGCGAGGAAGTGGAGGTCGAGATTCTCGGAAAGCCGCTACGCTTCAAGGTCGTTCTGGCCGAGCCGTCGCCTCTGAAAGTTGGGAATGAAACGAGGATAGAGTTCTCCAGTGGTGAGATTGAGGTTCTCGATTTTGAGTTCGAGGAACCGGTGAGGGAAGTCGTCCCCTTTGAGAGGGGGTTCGTCGTTGTGCTCAACAATAAGGTTCTGATTCTGAACCATGATGGGCAAAAGATTTATAGTGATGAGTTCGATGAGCTTAACGAAGTTAGGGTCTCCAAAGGAACCGTGGTGATAGTCCATGACAAAAACAAACTCAGGCTCGTTAAGCCTTGAGGGATTCACCTTTGAGGAGAGCTGGAAAGAGAAGAGGAACCGGGCTGAGAAAATAGTTGAAATCCTCATGAAGACCCACCCGAGGGAAAAACTCCTCATAGGCGACCCCTACAGGACGCTAATCCACTGCATAATCTCGCAGCGCATGCGCGACGAGGTGACCTACAAGGTCTGGGAACGGCTCTTTGAGAAGTACAGGGACATCGAGACGATAGCGAATACACCCGTTGAGGAGATGCAGGCATTCCTCCGGGAGAACGGTGTCGGCCTCTGGAAGACGAAGGGTGAGTGGATAGTCAAGGTCTCGCGGATAATCCTCGAAAAGTACGGCGGAAAAGTTCCGGATGACATAAATGAGCTCATGAAACTGCCGGGCATCGGGAGGAAGTGTGCCAACATAGTCCTCGCCTACGGCTTCGGCAGGCAGGCGATTCCAGTGGATACCCACGTGAACAGGATAAGCAAGCGGCTGGGGTTAGCTCCACCGCGCGTCGCCCCAGAGAAGGTCGAGGAGTACCTGATGAAACTAATTCCGAAAGACAAGTGGATTTACATGAACCACGCGATGGTAGATCACGGACGGAGCATCTGTAAACCGATAAGGCCTAAATGCAACGAGTGTCCACTGAAGGAGCTTTGTCCATATGCGAAGGGCCTAGTGACGGATGATGACATAAAAGGAAACACAAAAACAGCCAGATAACCAAAAGATGGAAAGAGACATCATTGAACCTCAAGCTCGATGTCCGTGAGCTTCATGTGGATGTACCAGCCGCCCATTCCAGGCATCGAGACAGAAGCGGTTACCTCG is a genomic window of Thermococcus guaymasensis DSM 11113 containing:
- a CDS encoding sulfide-dependent adenosine diphosphate thiazole synthase, which encodes MLKEIEISRAIIETYMNELLESLSLDVAIVGAGPSGMVAGYYLAKNGAKVAIFEKKLSIGGGIWGGAMGFNKIVVQEEAREILDEFGIDYRPFGNGLYVADAIETATTIASKAVKAGVKFFNMVEVEDLVLKENRVAGIVINWTPVMMAGLHVDPLTIEARFVVDSTGHGAQVSGHLVRRGLLQVPGEGPMWAEKGEELTVKHTREVFPGLYVTGMAANAIAGAPRMGPIFGGMFLSGRKAAFEILEKLR
- the thiD gene encoding bifunctional hydroxymethylpyrimidine kinase/phosphomethylpyrimidine kinase → MAVLIIAGLDTGGGAGLKADIETVSALGEHPLPVLTAITYQNPSEVRGYHTLPPEVVREQIRAVKDGFEVKAVKIGMLGSGEVAEVVWEETAGFVRVFDPVMASSTGTKLVDGVESLRTLIEGSIVTPNVPEAEALTGIEIHSVEDMKESAKALVEELGAEGAVVKGGHLNLTDVLYWRGRLYEFRGEKAKGFTHGTGCVFSSALATFLAKGFELPEAVEKAKRFVEGAIAFSKAEARAVNPLWELERDAYRWRSERELEKAVEELVRLGEKLNPYVPEVGTNFALATPFGEVFAVKGRIVRYGKTVKPVGPVELDASDHLKRALLKMREFYPEVRAVLNLRYSKELVEKAERLGLVVSFYDRREEPEEVKRAEKGTMEWGIETAVRRGGRRPDVVYHLGDWGKEPMILIFGRDAREVLERVKGLLG
- a CDS encoding GNAT family N-acetyltransferase; translation: MLIRGRVVGSEIPRFKHRWFGILEVEADGEKYNLYMTGNVAQWFLNGDEVEVEILHKPKEKNGAKVLDFDDYRLWKFYEGDRIPVWPPFEKEVEAKRYSPLTGELLYTYKIRAREAKYESDFEAIAELEQYHYASQKEKVALWRCENGHIFEANTRQRCPICGAESHILEIKGSTPASRFLIFELVEREEYEPRILSYVRVDPPIPLMHRRLPNGEIEKNIREKIFPEEWFHPAFWPERIMKELYEELKKKHKKKRVARSYLWEEAKWKALAETNTAGARIARVVVHPDYRSDGLGQLSVKAALEWIAERRIPEMRKRKHIVETIAQMARYNPFFEKVGFKFLWETASGRPVLFYPLTEEAKEYIERFLREDPYAPEDGRLWRPSYGKVEPLGGPIRFINVSKVFESELDIKGLPEDIQELLIAFGVRHRVIQRPVLRNLNFEIQPGELIAVVGASGAGKTTLLRLILGAANGWWEERFRPTEGKIEVPDNAKVSAMIPGEFEPAFGTESILEHVYRKIGDLNAAVEILNRAGLSDAVLYRARYGELSTGQKERARIASLLAEKPNLLLIDEFAAHLDTLTAMRVAKKVAEIIREASITALIITHRLEVLKALDPDRVLFVGYGTARVGDKRKSEKGGKSK
- a CDS encoding ABC transporter permease, which translates into the protein MEALTTMAYRQLKRFVRARSRVAGMIINPLLWLVFFGMGWSKVFDNPMARTVFGGVDYLTFLAPGIFAMTVFNQSFVAGVSVIWDKQFGFLKEVLVAPASRKETILGRIIGDSLVTLTQGAIILALTFLLAENLKLSGFIPALGVGFLLAMAFSGFGVSLALRMESMEGFQMIMMVLMLPLTFLSGAIYPIDTMPGWMKALAYVNPLTYAVDGARHFLVGASVARFSLGVDIGVLTVLAAILVGLAMVEFERATIG
- a CDS encoding ATP-binding cassette domain-containing protein → MSEAIIVENLVKKYGDFEAVKGISFKVKRGEIFAFLGPNGAGKTTTVHMLTTLLKPTAGRAIVAGHDVIEEPMEVRRRIGIVFQDPTLDRELTAYENMYIHGRIYGLKGSELREKIERLLKFVELWEFKDKPVKTFSGGMQRRLEIARSLLHEPEVLFLDEPTIGLDPQTRAHIWDYIRAMKEEHNMTIFLTTHYMDEAEQLADRIAIIDHGKIIAEGTAEELKRLVGNDVIYLRLEAPKELKCLKADFIRGYKVLADGRVALEVENAAEALPKLFELASEKGIKILEVTYHRPTLNDVFLHLTGREIRDEGAAFARRRMRR
- a CDS encoding PadR family transcriptional regulator — protein: MERPKYKGHLKLLVLKMLSEKPMHGYGIMAELERVYGIPHPSPGTIYPILSSLKRNGLIEAIGEGKRDKRLYRATEKGKQYLEEHAEELEKMLHMAALFKEFARLGGRELGELLKEVFLSLDKLSDEQKMALAKEFSEFTKRVRLILLGEIPGVKGNE
- a CDS encoding DUF6849 domain-containing protein; the encoded protein is MRIVLKPLFDAELPPDFSEVIKSKLGGREVRTGEEVEVEILGKPLRFKVVLAEPSPLKVGNETRIEFSSGEIEVLDFEFEEPVREVVPFERGFVVVLNNKVLILNHDGQKIYSDEFDELNEVRVSKGTVVIVHDKNKLRLVKP
- a CDS encoding endonuclease III domain-containing protein; this encodes MTKTNSGSLSLEGFTFEESWKEKRNRAEKIVEILMKTHPREKLLIGDPYRTLIHCIISQRMRDEVTYKVWERLFEKYRDIETIANTPVEEMQAFLRENGVGLWKTKGEWIVKVSRIILEKYGGKVPDDINELMKLPGIGRKCANIVLAYGFGRQAIPVDTHVNRISKRLGLAPPRVAPEKVEEYLMKLIPKDKWIYMNHAMVDHGRSICKPIRPKCNECPLKELCPYAKGLVTDDDIKGNTKTAR